Genomic segment of Thunnus thynnus chromosome 21, fThuThy2.1, whole genome shotgun sequence:
GAACCAGCAGCCTAACATCGCTGAAGCCCAGGAGCAACGGGAGATCTGAGGAGCAATTATCCAAAAAGAGTGCAAGccatttggatttttttttcccttttttgtttttttttaaggctaaCATAAATGCTCAACTAGACGTTAACTGCAGGGTGAAATTTGCCAGCATTGTAGAATCTGCTAAATTTTTGTAGCATTTGTAAAAATCTTCCTTGCACTTATCAAAAAATATGTGTTGTATAGTTTGCTACTAACAGAGATGAGACAGGTGAAAGATCTGCTGCGTATGTGACAGGCTGAGCTGCTGAGTATTAACAGAGTGTACTGAGAAAGtaagagctgtttttttttttttttagtaacaaCAGAGTGTGACCTATTAGTGCAGTATGTCTAGTTAGTCAGTGAGCTCTGAGGGCTGAGTTCTTGCCAGaattcacacagacacacagctgcagtgttGGCCCATTAGAGAAACTACTTTGTAAGTAGCAGATAAATCTCAGGGTAAGGCAGTTAGAAGAGAACGTATGGGGCTCCGAAGTTTAAAGTCCACTGACTTACACTGGGAGACAGgaatgaaatataacatttatcAGGAGATCAAATTCATTGCTTCACACTCGGATAGCAAAGCCAGAAGTCTGTCCAAACAGTGGCAAACATGGGACAGCAGCAATTCATAGTAGCACTTgacaggagaggaaacaaataacaggaaaacaaaacacaatggaACACAGGATGGTAACCGTAActcttaaaataataaaacttcaACATAGCATGCACATaagcaaataaattaaaagttaataCTAAGAAGCACAACTGCTGAATGTAGTAATAACTGTCACAGAATGGTTCAAGTGCTGTATTTAGATCATTTTTTGGGGAAAAGTCACAAATAACTGTCCCATTTACCAGCTACAGTATAaaaattcattgttttggctGGCTTTCACCCAAGAGTGGAAGGACATGTGTGGGCTACGAGGCTGCGATGGCTGCACTGAGCGTGGCCTGCTGCTCTCCAGGAAGTGAAGTCACGGCTGCTTGGAAGTCTGCAGAGTGGTGCTGAGCGAATTCTCTCATCAGCGCGGCCAAAGTGTTCTGGGTTTCTGTGGAGAGGAGACAAAGTATAGTTTACTAAAAGCTCAATGAAGGTGATGCAGAGTATTTTCCGTAAATTTAGACGCCCAAAATAGCTTGAGCACTATTGAGTCATTCAGTTCAGCCTGACTCCAGCTGTGACATTCACCGTTATCGACGTCTTTGTTTCCCAGGACGTGAGTGGAAGCGGCAACAATGGGCTTCATTAGCTTCACAATCtgtaagggaaaaaaaaaaaagatatatgtTAACATTGTTCAGCACCGGTGTCCAAGTCCATGGACCAAATACACTCACTGTCTGAGAGTCCACAAATTTAAAGCATGTGATGTTTGTTGGCTTTGaattaaaggtttatattcGTACATGCTGGtgtcatttttatgtcttattgcaGCTAAATTGACAAGTTTGCCTAAATTCTTGATGATGTAGAGAGATGAACTCAGGCGTGAGGTGATAAGTATTTACAGAGAAACCGTCACCCAGAAAAATCctaaatatgacatttaaacaaaattGCAAATAGTTTCCTAAAAGAAAGAGAACACATTGACAGACAAAAGTTTGTGAAAATATTACTGTTTATGTCTATCTTGGATGCCAGCAGAGATAGAATctcaacatgtactgtattcctTCACACTGGGGTTGTTAATAGCAGGTGTAAATGGAGTTTTCACTGTACCAGAGCAGGACTGTTTGTGTAGAGCATAGCCAGGCAGCTGAACACCGTTTTATTCTCCTCCATGTCCTCTTTGAGGGGAAGCCGATTCACCAGAGCAGGCACAACCTGTCATAGAACACACCATGTGATTCAGTCGATgcagaatttaaaaataaaacaagcgtaaaatactgtaaaatcatTGTAAAGTAGGTGAGTGATCAAGCTGTAAATGTACCTGCTCCAGAGGGACGGCCTCCACATTACTCATAATCATCCTGCAGAGGGCAGCACACAGGTTGTCGATCACCCTGAGGTCCGACTCTTTGACCAGCAGgttggaaaacacagacagcatCATGGGATAGTCTCTGGAGCGTGCTTTGCTAAGGAACAGCTTCATGTGATGTTTATCTATTATTGTATGcattaagacacacacacacactcacagaaacacacacccacacacacacacacacaggtaagaAGGATACGATACTACGATGGGTCCAGCTGCCTGGGCCAGACATCCCAGCCCGAACACGCTGTTGTTGCGAACCTCAGGGTCACTGTCCCTCACTCCAGCTACCAGGACGGGAAGCAAACGATTGGACAGTCGGCCTGCCACTCCCTGGCCCCCGGACACGCCCACGAGAGCCTGCAGGATCTCTCCAATGGTACCAACAGCAAAGGACTTGTCTGCCACTGTGCATGTGGATTtcttttgaggaaaaaaaaacaattaatttgtgTGATACTGACTAAAAACCAAAGGCCTGACATGTTGGTCTTTaacttgaatttaaaatgtttgtaccaCTATCACATTCAGCTAATAAGAAAAAACTTTATTGATGTATTGATGTAAAGAACCCGATGGATAGACAACATTAAGACACAAAGTGCTCGTTATTATTAgagcaatcacattttcaagCAATTTAGTGTCACTTTACATTTAAGCAACTAGCAAATCTTAGAGCCAGAGTTCAGTCTCTAAAAATAAGCTTCTAGCTGTAAAGAGTTCAGAGCAATTCCCTCCTTGCTGCAGTATCAAGAGTTGTTATAactacaaaacagaaaattgttAAATTATTGGGTTTGAGTAAATAGGCTTCTGTTAAACTTGGTCCAAACTCACAGCTTTGCCCATGATGAGAGGCAACAGGTCGTTCAGGAACGGAGCAAAGCTGTCCGCAGGCACAGAAGAAGCCAACAGGGGAATTCCCTCACCGGCAAACTCTTGGAGCATGGCATCATACTCTGCCTGCAGCAGACAGCACATCACCAGAAAGCACAGAGTAACCTCAACATGGTGTGGACATGATTTGGAAATGATCGGTAGAAAGCAGGGAATTTTCATGCGTGTGGTTTGgtggatgttttttctttgactcTTATCAGTGTACCTGTTGGTCTTCATCATCAacttcatcaccaccaccatcctgACATACAGTCTGAAcagacaagagaaaaaacacaatgctTACTTTCACCTGGGAAATATGTGAGATTTATTATTCTCCCTATCAGTCTCTGCTTCTCTCACCTTTTTCTTGAGCACATCACGGATGACGTAGCTGATCTCCTTGAGGCGTGCAGGGTTTTTGAAAACCTCCTCCTTGCAGGACTTCATGACATTGTTCATAGTTTCCAGGACGCCCATTACAACCTGGCGCTCATGATCTGTCCGCACAGTTTCCAGGAAACAAGGGAGCACCACATCCAGCAGCTTCAGTAGGGCTGGAGGAGAGACACAAGATGTATCAGaatagaaagaaataaaaacaaaaggccTGATTGTTTAGACGTGTGTATAATGTCTATCCACTtagagacagttttttttaaatctcccTTGATTTTGTTCATTAATAATCCCTGCTGCAGCAGAAAGCAGCATTGCACGTTTTCCGGATTTCCTAAAAATATGAACAGCAGTGTGGAGTTCCGGAGAAGAGAGGCTTTACCCTGGTGGTTGGCCTCATTGGGATTCTCATTCCACACTTTGTGCTGAGCTCGACAAAACTGGCCCATGGCTCCGAACGCTGCCCGGCGGACATCCTCGTGGGGAAactggagagggagggagggtacAAAAAAGTGTCAAGTTAGCACAGTGGGTAGTGTTGCAGGGAGAGCAAACAAGTGCAAGCACAAATGACAGGTCAATGGTGTCACAAGTGGAGAGGGCATCCTACAAATGGAAAGTTTAAGTTCCCATGACAGCAATCACCTGTCCCTCTGAAGTACTGTTAGGCAAGACACCAATGGTGCACCAGGCTGGAGCAGCAGTTTATGTGCCATTCATGCAGATGTTTGCAAGGTGTGTCTTATTGCATATGCTTTTATACATATTTAAGAgctttttgaaaatatatatacaaatagtAGGTGGAGACAGGTCAGTTTTGTGGGGAAAATTCTCAACAACAGAGTAGACTCACTACAAACATATCTAGAGAGCTGCACAATTTCAGttatctaaaaataaactaataaaatgtgctaaatctgatttttagagagaaaaacagagcaataatgaatatttgtaaCTATTTTATACCGAAGGAACACGAGCCAGGGAGTGGTGGCTTGTGTTcattaaacttgaatttgaaCTTGACAAGGACTGTATTATACTGTCTTTTGATAAGGTACTTCTTTAACGCATCTGACTGCATTTACCACAGTGTTTTACTGAAACATCAGCAGCATCTATACTCTAAAGCAGCTCCACCAGCAAGATGGAAACTAAACAATATACTAAACTTGATCTCCAATGGTCAAATCAAGACAAgtggaaaagagggaaaaatgagaaattcacagaaacacacatgtgAAGAGTTTGAGATTTGCATTGTCAATCTGCCTACAGACACTTCTATttataaacagacacaaatcTGCAAGACACAAtgtatgcacaaacacagaccacAAAGTGCCCTTCACAGCTCATTACACAGAGAGGGATGATTGGGCTGACCAGTCAGCCAGAGTGACTTACATCTCTCATCTCGTAAACCTGCTGGAAGCTGGACTCCAGGAAGGGCTGGAAGACAGCACTGTCAGGGGAAAACACAACGACACAGGgttagtggaaaaaaatatttaaaaaaaaatctattgttACACTATATAATTGCTAGATCTCCTGCAAACATCTCTATTACCCGGTGTTGAAGGCAATTTCTCCCAGTGCATCACAGGCATCCTCCTTCTCATCGATGTAAGCATTTTCAACAGTGAACCTGAGAGATGGGTGGAAGTTGACAGAGTAAGAGTAGCCTGCTCGCAACAAGGAAATTCTgaatgtacgtgtgtgtgtgtgtgtgtgtgtgtgagagtgagtccCCTTACCCTGCAACATCATGGACATCTGTCTCAGTGTCATCTTCCAGAAAATCATctgcatctttttcttcttcgttatcgtcgtcatcatcatccagTAGGACAAATGTTTTGTCCTCCTCAAGGTGTGCCtagaaagaagacaaagaaagatgaaaaggtGAAAGGTTATGTGGATAGTCTATAAAGCAGCTTTGAGCGTGCTGTCGGTATGTTTTGTACCGTGATGCCTTCGTTGGACTTGAGGGCGAGCAGCATGACTGTTGTAATGGCAGTGAGGTGAGGAGTCAGGCAGTCCGGGCTGACTGTGGACACAGCAGAGTATAGACTGTACCTGATAGAGGGAATGCAGAGAGAGGTGAAGAAAAGGTTACagtaaaagttttatttatctggAGATTTATGCTATTCTGTACTATTATTAATGAATAAcacaagaaaacagagaaacaactATGGCAGGGTAAATGCAGGAAGAGGTAGGGATTTTTTcataattatgaaaatgaaacctCTCCCAGTGAAACGGATATGGttgtttttaaacagtttatGCACACGGTCTACCCTACTGCGtggaaacataaaaagaaaacacacaataagTTACATACGTGCAGCGTCTCAGGTCGGGGTCATCAATGGTGTCGGTGAGGTTGAGGCCCAGCCGAACGCACTCTGCAGCAAGAGGACTGAACACATCTTTGCCAATGGTACGGGCCAGCACGGAGAGGGTGtctaacagcaacaacaaacaacatcaacatcaatgCATTCACGCTGATGAGTTTTTCAGATGTTATTTTTTAAGTTATGGCTAGATACCAGGgtaaagcaacattttttccccctttgatCAAATCTGTGGGGTTTACCTACCCAAGGACTGAGTTTGCAGAGATCTCATTTCCTCTGTGGTGGTAGTCAGGAAGCCCTTCAGGCTTTCGATAACTGGAGGGAAGTAGGGCACCAGCAACTCCTTGGCAGCATTGGCTGGTAAGACACAGTGGGACAAGTATTAACAACATTTCTTTTTGCTAGCTTGCATCTTAATGGGCAAACCGAGCCCACCAAGTGTAttgctgaaatgaaatgaaaaactgcaGTCTCTCAGCCCTCCTGATTTGTGTGCTCAATTATTGTATTGATGTTGTCATGTTGTCCAAACCTTTTCCGAAATGAgttttcagcaaaaacacagctttcatcacaaacaacaaataaatcataGGAAAGATTGAAAATAGGAGGATAAATTGTTTCTTGGTTtctgtgatgtgatgttttatCTTTCACAGTACAGCAGAAGATTTGCATGAAAATGTTCCTGTAAAAATGCTGTTTCCTACCTATGGCACCTATTGCAGACACAGCAAGTTCTTTTATCTTGAGGTTGTCAGTGCTGTTGAGGGCAGACAACATAGTGTCCATCAGGGTGGGCAGGTAGGGCTCAATATCCGCTCCTGTggaaagaaaaggacaaaaatagACAAAGAATCTAGTTATTGAGTTTGTGGCATTCAACACAAAACAAGTTGGATTTGTTGTAGTTGATTGATCAGTTTATTAGTGTGTCAGGAGGTTTCATGTATCCTCTTGTAGTGGGCAATGTGTGCAGGTTCTACTGTATAAGTACCTAGATTCTCCATGAAGTTCTCCAGGGCATAAAAAGCCTTAGTGACATGGCCGACCTTTGCCTGGTTCAAGGATGAGAGGTAGCCCAGGAGCAAAGGCATCAACTCTGCACAGTACTTACTCACTTCAGGCTGAGAAGCAGAGGTGGAAAAACAGAGTAAGTAAACAAGAGATAACTGGGAAAAGTTTTTAGCCCTAAGTATAAGAATTCTTGTATTCTGTAATTCTGTAGATTCAAAAGAGTTTTCTAGAGGTCTCCTCAAAGGGAGTTGATTTCAAAGGATCTAAATATTGTGATATAGTTTGTATGCACTTCTACACAGTTCAAAGCTTGAAAAGTTGGCACTTAACTGTTTCCACAATTCCAAAATATCACTCACTCGTTCACTCAAAAGTGAGCAGTCAGTTGAGATTTTTGCACACTTACTAATCATCAAATACAGTGCACTATACGGTAAACAGGGAGCACTTTCAGACacaactaaaaaaatatttttaaaaagtagattGTGCAGTGATTTGGTTATTTAACACTATCTTGTATAAAACATTGTATTCCTGGTATATGAAATCTGAGGTACTCAGTATtggtaatataataatattcagAAACGCAAtgcattaataaatattttcattagaAGTATGATCTCAAAGTAATAaagcaagcaaaaaaaaaacaacaactgtatTTACTATTGTTTATGTTGCTGTGATGTCCTGACTCACCTGTAAATGTTCAGAGAACTGTCCAAGGGCAAAGAGGCCGGCACTGCGCACCACCTGATTACTGTCAGACAGACTCTGGCACACTGTCTGCAGCACTGATGACAGCATCCTACAgtaacaaagacagacaggtgaacatACTCAAAACCTGGGGATCGTTATTAGACACACAACAGACTgcaaaaatctgattttgtcCCCTCATGGAATATATCTGccatgagaaaaaataaatgataaagaaatgcacacacacacataagataactttttcaattcaattgGACATACTTGGTGCGTATGTGATCAGCACATCCTTCAGCCAACACAGCAAGACACATCAGGCCTCCCTTCCTCTGATAGGGGTTTTCACTGGCAAGGCAGGACTGAGTGAGAGGCATCTGATGCACAAGAGAAAACATAATACAAAGTCAAAAAGCAGGTACCTGAGTCAGGGCTGTTACTTTGGGATTCTATCATCGGGTTACTTAAACCTGAATTAAATAACTCAGTGGAATATGAAATGATCATTTTTGCCAAACCTTGTGAGAAATAACACCGAACTATTCATCCAAAAATGCTTGAAGTTTCAAACATTTATAAGTAcccaaacaaaaaactaaaaaaggtAAGTCATTTGATTTActattatatatttgttatttttcagatcAGCATCCAGATAACTTACCAGGTGCTGGAACAGTTTCTCTGGAGGCATATGGAGGGCCATCGTGTCAATAATCTGGAAATACACAATTCAACAAGTTAAATCTCACGTGCAACAGTACACAACACAAGAACACACTGAACATCAATATAATTGACTGACTTTTCCCCACCTGAGCAGCACAGTGTTTGGGATTGTCATTGTCTGTGCCATCACCACtgtcatcctcctcatcctctggGTCCTCCTCTCCAGGTGGAGGCACTGCAGTCAGCACAGGGAAAATGGCCTGCAGGATGGGGTTCAGCAGCTTCTGCTTCAGCACAGTCTACAAAATAGAGGGAAAGATAAAGATTTTTCTTACCCTgtattattaaatataatacTCATTTCAAACTGACGGATAATTAAAGGCAATTGGTTTATAGTAGATGAGGGATGACTTTACCTTGCTCTTCAACTTGATGAGAAAGGCGATGCAAGAGAGGGCTTTCACTCTCAGAGAGTCAGTCAGCGCAGTGTCACTGCCCacctgacacaaacacacacgcacattgtTAAAACTCTCATATATGACACTCTCACTGTCAGATGACAAGTATTTGCTGGTTCATAActcaaaacagaaagaaagacagttcAGCTCCCACCTCTAAGCAGAAGCGAACCATGTCTGCAACATGAGGCACAATGATGGACACCTCACTCTCCATGAGCTCATTAAACACTTCCATTGCTTCACTGGCTTGGCCCTGTGCAAATGCAGACAAAgacaataatttacaaaatgttttatacaaACTGTTAAACACGTTTGACTGGCAGCAAAATAGCAGAACTTATTTAAAGTTTTATACACAAATTACAGTTTACCTGATCTGCCTTAATGAGGTGTTTCAGAGCCACAATCAGACTTGGGATGATAGAACGCATCTGATTCTGTAGGGCAACAAGTTAAAAGGTGTCATTAAATCTTTGCATGCTCACAACGACCACGTTTTACCAGTTGCACAGTTTACAAAGGTTAGACTATAGATGGGTTAAACTTAATTTATGATTTAGGCAATGCATCAACAAATATGGCCCTATCCCATTTGTAATGGTTTAAATATCTACAGACTATCTGGAACTCTGTTCCTGCCAGATATCAGAGGGAAAACTAATGCTGGCTCACCATCTCTTCGGAGCCGGTGAATGCAGTTATGGCTGTGAGGGTGAGGATGCAGTAGTACAAGGCTGTTGGGTTGTTGTGGTCCTGCAGCACAGTGCtgaacagctgcagcagctggcagTAGTGAGGCTTAAAAGGCTCAGGGTTGGACTCCATCACCTTGTTCAGCAGCAGGAGGCCAACCTGGTAGGAGAGAAGACAGTTGATAttccaaatatgtttttaaattagtGGTTTGCAAactgtgtgatttatttttttattttaatgtgcaaaagTTGAAATCCATGCTGACAAGATAAGACATGATAACAGTAAATGATTTTTGTGTAAATTCCTAGCTACACCATGGGTGCTGCACCTGTCTGTCATGGGGATTGCTGCTCTTGGTGGATTgattgaggagctgcagcagggcaGGCCAGCGGTCTGGTGTCTCATGTTTGACCATCACTGCACACAGTTGAGACAGTGAGTGCTGCACTGTGTGTCTGCAACACAGAAACATATAGATAAGTTTGGATTAATTCAGAACTGAACTGTAACATCATGTCTGTGTcaatttaatctataaaaaacaaaatctgggacatttaagacaaagtaggTTATCACTGTATAGAATGAATGGCTTACTCTGTTTCCTGCATGAAAGCCTGCAACACCACTGCCTTCAGGCTGTATGaataaaagcaaacaacacCATCACAACTCATTTTCAACTTATTTTCAACTATAACAACTGGGTGTAGTCTTATGAAAGAGTGAAATTCTTCAATGAAAAGTAACGAGCAAACCTCTCTCTATCATTAGGACTGATCTTCTTCCAGTGTTTCTTCACTCTCAGCCTCAGCATCACCGCAGCTGACTGTCGAATCTAAGAGGCAAAATGAGGAAGATGTGATGTGGTTTAGCTACAGAGATGACAGGACATTCATTCTGGAAATGATACTGGGATCCCACAGGATGAAACCAGCATTATTCTCTCACTtcccactctctctcacacacacaatacctgGGGGTTTTGGGAGCCACTCATGACTGCACACAGGGCTGGGATTATGGCTGGGTCTTTGAAAGCCTGTTTCAGCTGGGCTGTGGCCTAAAAGGGGACAAAAGAGATCACACTGAGTTAGATTGGCTGCCACAGATACAGGATTTCAGAAATCACAGGTTACCAATACAAACCCAAGTCTTAATTTGACCTTTTTAAGATAAATATTAGAGTTAAGTTATTTCAGTTAACTTATAACGTTAGAATAGGCTGGCCCCTGGTGCTATCTATAATTGGTGTGGCAGTTAGCAGACGTTTAACTTAGCTGTGTTGGCGTTAGTTAGCTAACTTAAGATAACCGTTAACCGTTGGTTTTCAATCTTGTCATCTGTACTGTTAATTTAACGCTAACTCTAAGTTGAACTAAGTTATTTATGGCGTTACCTGCTGGATAACTGCATTGTCAGGCTGTGTAAGCTGTGAAAGAATTTGCTCAAGTTCCTCTGTCATGTCAGCACTTCAGAGATGTCACCGTTAGTTGAATCTGTTGCGACCGTTAATACTTCTAATAAACCTAGATAGCTTCAAGTTGTCCTTTCTCGGTGTGGCTGCGACCGGTGTCCCAAATCTCAAGTCAGCTAACTCACACTCatcaaatatgtaaacaaaacCTCTCTACCGAGCTACCGAGTTTACAGTGAAAATACACTTTAAAATAGTCGGAAACGTATGAAAGTGTCACGTCGAAAAACGGGTGTGACAGCTTCGAGTTCTGGTCTGGTCCGTTGGTGCCTCAACTGCCAGCACGCGGGGCAGAACCGGCCAGAGTTCCATGTGAGTTGAGTTAAAGGGACCTGCAGCCTGCAGCAACGGCTTCTGCAGTCTGACGGAAAGATAGAGCGCCGAATACTGGACCGGAGGGCACGCTGCAACAACTCTAAACCAGCACCTTGCAGTACAGAAGACGACTGAAGCTAACTCTCTTTTTAAATTAACGATTGATTTGTTTATACTTTTTTCACTGAATCGATTAATGCAATTGACCAGAGTCCAAGGTgaagtcttcaaatgtcttctgtctgaacaacagcccaaacccaaagatattcatttcaCTACAATATAAGCAAAACATCACTTTTCATAagttggaaccagagaatttggggCATATTTTCTTATCTTTAAAAgaataatcaattatcaaaattgttgccaattgattgactaatcgatcaGTTGTTTCAGTATTTGCACAGAAATACCAAAGATTTGAGGTCTTTTAGATACAAAGTCTTTATCACATAATTTGTCCACTAGTGAGcacagaaaagtgttttttttttactgtaaattgtCCCACTCAGTCTTTTAAAAACACTCACTTGAGAGATCCTGACCAAAACTGTTTATATCATGTTTAGCCTATACATAAAAAAGAATATCAACTGACATACtgttatcagattttttaaactctcaaatatgaatatctgTCTGCGTATACTCCAAATCCAATATTGGTTGTGttacaatgatttaaaaaata
This window contains:
- the ipo4 gene encoding importin-4 isoform X2, which codes for MTEELEQILSQLTQPDNAVIQQATAQLKQAFKDPAIIPALCAVMSGSQNPQIRQSAAVMLRLRVKKHWKKISPNDRESLKAVVLQAFMQETEHTVQHSLSQLCAVMVKHETPDRWPALLQLLNQSTKSSNPHDRQVGLLLLNKVMESNPEPFKPHYCQLLQLFSTVLQDHNNPTALYYCILTLTAITAFTGSEEMNQMRSIIPSLIVALKHLIKADQGQASEAMEVFNELMESEVSIIVPHVADMVRFCLEVGSDTALTDSLRVKALSCIAFLIKLKSKTVLKQKLLNPILQAIFPVLTAVPPPGEEDPEDEEDDSGDGTDNDNPKHCAAQIIDTMALHMPPEKLFQHLMPLTQSCLASENPYQRKGGLMCLAVLAEGCADHIRTKMLSSVLQTVCQSLSDSNQVVRSAGLFALGQFSEHLQPEVSKYCAELMPLLLGYLSSLNQAKVGHVTKAFYALENFMENLGADIEPYLPTLMDTMLSALNSTDNLKIKELAVSAIGAIANAAKELLVPYFPPVIESLKGFLTTTTEEMRSLQTQSLDTLSVLARTIGKDVFSPLAAECVRLGLNLTDTIDDPDLRRCTYSLYSAVSTVSPDCLTPHLTAITTVMLLALKSNEGITAHLEEDKTFVLLDDDDDDNEEEKDADDFLEDDTETDVHDVAGFTVENAYIDEKEDACDALGEIAFNTGAVFQPFLESSFQQVYEMRDFPHEDVRRAAFGAMGQFCRAQHKVWNENPNEANHQALLKLLDVVLPCFLETVRTDHERQVVMGVLETMNNVMKSCKEEVFKNPARLKEISYVIRDVLKKKTVCQDGGGDEVDDEDQQAEYDAMLQEFAGEGIPLLASSVPADSFAPFLNDLLPLIMGKAKSTCTVADKSFAVGTIGEILQALVGVSGGQGVAGRLSNRLLPVLVAGVRDSDPEVRNNSVFGLGCLAQAAGPIVVSDYPMMLSVFSNLLVKESDLRVIDNLCAALCRMIMSNVEAVPLEQVVPALVNRLPLKEDMEENKTVFSCLAMLYTNSPALIVKLMKPIVAASTHVLGNKDVDNETQNTLAALMREFAQHHSADFQAAVTSLPGEQQATLSAAIAAS
- the ipo4 gene encoding importin-4 isoform X1 yields the protein MSLLSLCQMRFLKISGGIFENPFKTKMEPNWTSWPVLEEEMFAFSSQLGDATAQLKQAFKDPAIIPALCAVMSGSQNPQIRQSAAVMLRLRVKKHWKKISPNDRESLKAVVLQAFMQETEHTVQHSLSQLCAVMVKHETPDRWPALLQLLNQSTKSSNPHDRQVGLLLLNKVMESNPEPFKPHYCQLLQLFSTVLQDHNNPTALYYCILTLTAITAFTGSEEMNQMRSIIPSLIVALKHLIKADQGQASEAMEVFNELMESEVSIIVPHVADMVRFCLEVGSDTALTDSLRVKALSCIAFLIKLKSKTVLKQKLLNPILQAIFPVLTAVPPPGEEDPEDEEDDSGDGTDNDNPKHCAAQIIDTMALHMPPEKLFQHLMPLTQSCLASENPYQRKGGLMCLAVLAEGCADHIRTKMLSSVLQTVCQSLSDSNQVVRSAGLFALGQFSEHLQPEVSKYCAELMPLLLGYLSSLNQAKVGHVTKAFYALENFMENLGADIEPYLPTLMDTMLSALNSTDNLKIKELAVSAIGAIANAAKELLVPYFPPVIESLKGFLTTTTEEMRSLQTQSLDTLSVLARTIGKDVFSPLAAECVRLGLNLTDTIDDPDLRRCTYSLYSAVSTVSPDCLTPHLTAITTVMLLALKSNEGITAHLEEDKTFVLLDDDDDDNEEEKDADDFLEDDTETDVHDVAGFTVENAYIDEKEDACDALGEIAFNTGAVFQPFLESSFQQVYEMRDFPHEDVRRAAFGAMGQFCRAQHKVWNENPNEANHQALLKLLDVVLPCFLETVRTDHERQVVMGVLETMNNVMKSCKEEVFKNPARLKEISYVIRDVLKKKTVCQDGGGDEVDDEDQQAEYDAMLQEFAGEGIPLLASSVPADSFAPFLNDLLPLIMGKAKSTCTVADKSFAVGTIGEILQALVGVSGGQGVAGRLSNRLLPVLVAGVRDSDPEVRNNSVFGLGCLAQAAGPIVVSDYPMMLSVFSNLLVKESDLRVIDNLCAALCRMIMSNVEAVPLEQVVPALVNRLPLKEDMEENKTVFSCLAMLYTNSPALIVKLMKPIVAASTHVLGNKDVDNETQNTLAALMREFAQHHSADFQAAVTSLPGEQQATLSAAIAAS